CCACTTGCCAGCTCCAGATGCCGAGCTCGGCCACTTCCGCGGCTTTGCTGAGCTGGTCGCGGGCGGATTCCAGTTGGCGGCGGTCATGTTCGCGATCCGTGATGTCGGATGCGATGCCCAGATAACCGGAGGCGTGGCTGCTGTCGTCTTCCAGCCGAGAGACGGTGAGCAGCACCGGCACATGGCTGCCGTCCTTGCGGACATAGGTCCATTGGTGCTCGTTGGGGAGATCGAGCCGGGATTTGCAGGCGATGGCGTCGAAGCCGGCATACACTTTCTCTCCCAGTTGTTCGGAAAACGCTTGGGCGCGGTTGGCCAGTTCCACATTGCAATGCAGCGCCGACAGGTTTTTCTGCCCTATCATTTCTTCTTTCCGGTAGCCGAGCATTCTTTCGGCCGCGGGATTGAACAGGGTGATGGTGCCATGCATGTCGGTGGCGATGATGGCGTAGCCGGCATTGTCCAGGATGGCGTTCTGCAGCGCGGAGTACATGCGTATCTGTTCGGTGCGGTGCGCGACCTGCTGTTCCAGCGAGGCGTTCAATTCGCGGATGCGTTTGTCCGCGTTTTTCTGTTCCGTGATGTCGCGCACCGTGGCGGCGATGCCGATGATGGCGCCGTCTTGGCGCTGGATGATAGGCGCCAGCGTGATGGCGACATCGATGGGCGCGCCGTCGCGATTAAGAAAGATTGCCGTCTGGTTGAGCCGTTCGCCATTCCGGCCGACCTGGGTGAGCAGGCCCTGAAGGTGTCGGATCGATTCCGCTTCGGCCAGCAGCAGCGGCAGCGATTGGCCTATGGCCTCCAGCGGCGCATAGCCGAATATGCTGCTGGCGCCCGGATTCCAACTGCTGATGACGCCGTCCGGCCGCGTGCCGATGATGGCGTCGTTGGCGCAGTCTACGATGGCGGCCAGCTCGGCCTGGCGCAGATTGGCGCGCCGGCTCTGGCGGCGGAACAGCCAGAGGGCCGCGAGCAGCAGCGGCAGGATGGCGCTCAAGGTGGCCAGCGTGATCCACTGCTTGTCATGGACTAGATCGGCGACCACGCTTTCCGGCAGCACGATATGGATGCGGCAATAACGCTCAGGGCGGGCGGGGTCGAAGGGAACCGCCAGATCGCGGGTGTACACCAGGCCTTGATTCGATTCAAACGATTGCACGCCGGCAGGCAAGCCTTCGCCGGCCGGCGAGGGGCGGAAATCGTTCTGCCAGCGCCAGTCCTTGCCTTGATCGAACCCGAAGGTTTGCGCTTTATTGGGCTGCAGCAGGTAATCGCCATTCTGGTTGCTCAGATAGATCTGAAATTCGGAAGGAATGTTCTGCGGCAGAGCCGCCAGCAGCTTGCTGACGTTGTAATTGATCACGACGACGCCGAAAGGGCGGCCATAGCTGTCGCGCACCGGGGTGGCCGCGCGTATGACCGGCAGCGTTTTGAGGCCCAGGTAACCGCCGTGCTTGAAGCCGAGATTGATGTCGGAAAAGTAGACCGACCCGACGGGAAGTTTGGCCGGCTCCTGCACATAAGCCCGGTCGCCGCGAGGCGGCATCATTCCCGCGCCTAATGAGGCGATGGAGCCATCGTCGGCCCGCTCCAGCCGGAGCAGCTCCTCTCCGCCGTTGGCCAGCGCGATGAACCGGATCTGGGCATAGTCGGGATGGGTGGCCAGAAATGCGCCAAAAATCTCCTCCAGCCGCCGCTGCCATTGCTGAATGCTGGATGGATCGCCCTTGTCGACGCCATGCCCTTCGCGGGCGCGTATCAGGCCTTCAACCGGCGGCGTGGCGCTGAGGAACAGCACATCGCGCGCCAGTTGGTCGAAGGTTTGCCGCAAGATGGCGCTGCGGGTCTGGCTGACGTAGCCCAATCGCTTTTGATAGGTTTCCAGCAGTAGCCGCCGTTCTTGAAAACCGGTAACGAAGCAGGCGGCCAGCACTGCCAGCGCCAGGACGACAGTCAGCGCGATCAGGCCGAGCCGGCTATTAGGCTTGGGTTGCGAGAACGGCAAGGAGCGCCTCCTATTCTGGATGGCGGGCGTGGATGGGGGTGTCTTCCTGTGTGGAGTATAGAAATCGCATTGGCATGATGAAAGCCGCCCGCCGGATTCTATCCTAAGCAGGCGGCGCTGGCGTTCAGCGGCCGTTGTCCAGGGCCAGGCGGGCGGCCAGCAGACCGAACACGCCGCTCATCAGCTTTCTTTGCGCGCCTAGCCAGCGCGGGCTGCGCGCCAGATTCCGGCTGATGGCGTGGGCGCCGATGACCACGGAGGCGTTGACGCTGAGGCTGATGGCGATTTGCATCGCGCCCAGTTGCAGCGTCTGGGCCAGCACGCCTTCGCTGCCGGCCTGGATGAATTGCGGCAGCAAGGCGAGATAGAACAAGGCGACCTTGGGATTGAGCAAGCTGGTCAGCAGGCCGTTGCCGAACAGCTTGAGGCGGGAGTGGCGCGCCATCCCGCGCGCGTCGGGCCGCAGGTCGTGGCGGCCGGTCCAGGCCTGCCAGGCCATCCAGCCCAGATAGCCGGCGCCGGCCCATTTCAAGGCGAGATAAGCCAGCGGCGCGGCGGCGAACAGCGCGCTCAAACCCAGCGCGGTGGCCAGCAGATGGCAGGCGAAGCCCGCCATCACGCCCAGCAGGGAAACGAGGCCGGCCAGCTTGCCTTGGCATAGGGTGCGCGACAGCAGGTAAATCATGTTGGGCCCCGGCGTCAGCGCCATCAGCAAGGCGGCTGCGGCGAAGGACAGGGCGGGGTGGATCGCGAGCATGGGCTTCTCCATGAAAACAGCCCCGCGCGGGGCGGGGCTGGTGTGGCGGGGTTTAGCGCAGCTGGTGCCAGAGGAAGGTGTATTCCATGGCGGCGATGCGCGCCTCCTCGTCGTAATTGGCCGCCGCGCCGTGGCCGCCTTCGGTGCGCTCGTAGTAACGCACATCGGCGCCTATCTTTTTCATCGCGGCGAACATCTTGCGGGCATGGCCGGGATGGACGCGGTCATCCAGCGTGGAGGTGACGAACAGCGTGGCCGGGTATTTGGCGCCCGGCTTGATGTTCTGATACGGCGAGTAGCGCTTGATGAAGGCCCAGTCTTCCGGCTTGTCCGGATTGCCGTATTCATCCATCCAGCTGGCGCCGGCCAAGAGCTTGTTGAAGCGCTTCATGTCCAGCAGCGGCACCTGGCAGACGATGGCGTTGAAGAGCTCCGGATACTTGGTCAGCATCACGCCCATCAGCAAGCCGCCGTTGCTGCCGCCCTTGATGCCCAGGTGGCGGGCATCGGCGATCTTGCGATGCGCCAGGTCCTTGGCGATGGAGGAGAAGTCGTCGTAGGCCTTCTGGCGCTTGTGCTTCAGCGCCGCGTCATGCCATTGCGGGCCGTATTCGCCGCCGCCGCGGATATTGGCCAGCACGTAGACGCCGCCTCTTTCCAGCCAGGCCTTGCCCATGGAGCCGCTGTAGTAAGGCGTCATCGACACTTCGAAGCCGCCGTAGCCGTAAAGCAGCGTCGGGTTTTTGCCGTCGAGCTTCAAGCCTTTTTTGCCGATTACGAAATAGGGGACGCGGGTGCCGTCGTTGGAGCGGGCGAAGTACTGGTGGATTTCCAGGCCGCTGGCGTTGAAGAAAGCCGGCTGCTGTTTCAGCGGTTCGCGCGCGTCGCTGCCGGCATGCGCCAGCGACAGCGTGGTGGGGGTCAGGAAGTCGGTGAAGGTGAAGAAGTAGTCGTCGGAGTTCTTGCTGTCCACCGCGCTGACGCCGATGCTGCCGTAAGAGGGCGCGTCCACCTTGCGCGACTGCCATTTGCCGTCCACCACTTTCCACTCTTGCAGCCGGCTCTTGACGTTGTCCATGATGTTCAGGATCAACGTGTCGCGGGTGGAGGCGGAGCCTTCGCCCAGCGAGGTGGTGGCGGTGGGCAGGAACAGCGGAACGAAATCGCGCTTGCCTTGCTGATAGTCGGCCAGCTTGATGGCCAGCAGGCTGCCCGGTTTCCAGTTATGGCCGCCGGTCTTCCATTCCTGGCGCGGCTTCAGCAGCAGCCAGTCGCCGAAGAAGTCCGTTTCGACATGGCCGGGCTTGTCCAGTTTTTTCCAGTCTTCGCCTTGGCGCAGGTACAGCTCGTTGGTGAAGAAGCTGCTGCCTTGCTGGATGTAGTCGTACTCGCGGCCTTGGGTCAGCACATGGCTGGCGCCCACCGAGATATCGGTGGCTTCGCCGGCGAACAGCTGCTTGGCGTCGGCCAGCGGCTGGCCGCGCTTCCATTCTTTGACGATGCGCGGGTAGCCTGAATTCGTCAGCGAGCCGGGGCCGAAGTCGGTGCTGATGTAGACGGTGTCGCGGTCTTTCCAGTCCACCTGGCTCTTGGCTTCCGGCGCGACGAAGCCATCGCCGATGAAGCGTTTGCCGGCCAGATCGAATTCCCGCACTACGGCGGCGTCGCCGCCGCCGCGGCTCAGGCGGATCAGGCAGCGGTCTTCTTGCGGCTCGACGCAGTTGGCGCCTTGCCATACCCAGTTTTCTTTTTCATCTTTGGCCAGCTGGTCCAGGTCGAGCACGGTTTCCCATTGCGGCGCGGCCTTGCGGTATTCGTCCAGCGTGGTGCTGCGCCACACGCCGCGGGTATGGGTCGCGTCGCGCCAGAAATTGTAATAGCGGTCGCCGATTTTCTGGATGCCCGGAATCTTGGCGCTGGAGTTGAGGATGGACAGGATGTCCTGGCGCAGATCGGAGAAGTGCTTCCAGCTTTCCAGTTCTTGCGTGGTGGCGGCGTTCTGCTGCTTCACCCATTGCAGCGCATCTTTTCCTTGAATCGATTCCAGCCACAGATTCGGGTCTTCCGCCGCGTGGGCCTGCGCGGCCAGGGCGGCGGCGCCGAGCGCCAGCAAACTGCTTTTCATGATGCTTCTCCTTGCGCGGTCCTGGGCCGCTTGCGCCGGCGCCGGATCGTCTGATTGGTTCGCGGTATGTAGACGCCAGACTCTAACGCGAAATAAATTAACTTGTCATTATTTTTGGCGCAAAAAAGCCCCGGCATGGCCGGGGCGGATGCGAGGGAGGGGCGATGCCCGCCGCTTACAGCGTGGGGTAGTCGGTATAGCCTTCCGCGCCGCCGCCGTAGAAGCTGGCCAGCTTGGGCTCGTTCAGCGGCGCGCCTTGCTTCAGCCGCTCCACCAGATCCGGATTGGAGATGAAGCTGCGGCCGAAGGCGGCGGCGTCGATGAAGCCTTGCTTGATCAAGGTTTCCGCCTTCTCGGCGGTATAGGCGCCGGCGCCGATGATCACGCCGGGATAGCGCTTGCGCAGCTCGGTGCGGAAGGCGTCATCCAGCTTGGGGCCGCCGGCCCAGTCGGGTTCGGAAATGTGCAGGAAGGCCAGCTTGCGCTTGGCCAGCTGTTCGGCCAGGTACAGCGCCATGTCCAGCTGGTCGGTATTGCTCACGCCATTGAAGATGCCCAGCGGCGAGATGCGGATGCCGACGTGATCGGCATCCCATTCGCCGACCACCGCGTCCACCACTTCCAGCAGGAAGCGGGCGCGGTTTTCCACGCTGCCGCCGTATTGGTCGGTGCGGACGTTGGCGGCCGGGGACAGGAATTGATCGATCAGATAGCCGTGGGCGCCGTGGATTTCCACCAGGTCGAAACCGGCGCGGCGGGCGTTGTCGGTGGCGCGGCGGTAGTCCTCGATGATGTCGGCGATTTCCTCGGTTTCCAGCGCGCGCGGGGTATCGCACTGTTCGCGCACCAGGCTGCCGTCGGCGGCGCGGATATTGGTGCGGCTGTCGGCCTGGATGGCGGACGGGCCGACCGGCGCGTCGCCATTCGGTTGCAGCGAGCGATGGGAAATGCGGCCGGTATGCCACAGCTGCAGCGAGATTTTGCCGCCGGCTTGATGCACGGCGCCGGTCACTTCGCTCCAGGCGCGGACTTGCTCCTCGCTATAGATGCCGGGCGCGCCGGCATAACCCTTGGCGGTGGGCGAGATATGGGTGCCTTCGGCCACGATCAGGCCGGCGCTGGCGCGCTGGCGGTAGTATTCCTTGGCCAGCGGGCCGGGCACATCGCCCGGCTCGGTATTGCGCAGGCGGGTCAGCGGGGCCATCGCCACGCGGTTGGCCAGGGTGGCGGCGCCCATTTGCAGCGGGGTGAACAGTTTGTCGGCTTGCATAGCGGTTTCCTTGATGAATTTACAGATCGAAGCCAAAACCCTGGCTGCGCGCGACCGGCGCGACCTTGGGGAAGTACACGTGTTGATAGTAATTGGCGGTATTGGCCGACCAGGGCTGGCCATCGGGGCGGCCGATGTGCTGCCAATATTGTGTCAGCGTTTTGTCATAACTGGCGATGTGCGCGCTTAATTCTCCGGCCTGGTAGCGTTCTTGGTGGACGAAGGTGGCGCGCGGCAGGCGCGGCTTCAGGCTGCCATCCTGATCGATATGGCCGATCACCATGCCG
The Chromobacterium sp. IIBBL 290-4 DNA segment above includes these coding regions:
- a CDS encoding LysE family translocator, which gives rise to MLAIHPALSFAAAALLMALTPGPNMIYLLSRTLCQGKLAGLVSLLGVMAGFACHLLATALGLSALFAAAPLAYLALKWAGAGYLGWMAWQAWTGRHDLRPDARGMARHSRLKLFGNGLLTSLLNPKVALFYLALLPQFIQAGSEGVLAQTLQLGAMQIAISLSVNASVVIGAHAISRNLARSPRWLGAQRKLMSGVFGLLAARLALDNGR
- a CDS encoding prolyl oligopeptidase family protein, with translation MKSSLLALGAAALAAQAHAAEDPNLWLESIQGKDALQWVKQQNAATTQELESWKHFSDLRQDILSILNSSAKIPGIQKIGDRYYNFWRDATHTRGVWRSTTLDEYRKAAPQWETVLDLDQLAKDEKENWVWQGANCVEPQEDRCLIRLSRGGGDAAVVREFDLAGKRFIGDGFVAPEAKSQVDWKDRDTVYISTDFGPGSLTNSGYPRIVKEWKRGQPLADAKQLFAGEATDISVGASHVLTQGREYDYIQQGSSFFTNELYLRQGEDWKKLDKPGHVETDFFGDWLLLKPRQEWKTGGHNWKPGSLLAIKLADYQQGKRDFVPLFLPTATTSLGEGSASTRDTLILNIMDNVKSRLQEWKVVDGKWQSRKVDAPSYGSIGVSAVDSKNSDDYFFTFTDFLTPTTLSLAHAGSDAREPLKQQPAFFNASGLEIHQYFARSNDGTRVPYFVIGKKGLKLDGKNPTLLYGYGGFEVSMTPYYSGSMGKAWLERGGVYVLANIRGGGEYGPQWHDAALKHKRQKAYDDFSSIAKDLAHRKIADARHLGIKGGSNGGLLMGVMLTKYPELFNAIVCQVPLLDMKRFNKLLAGASWMDEYGNPDKPEDWAFIKRYSPYQNIKPGAKYPATLFVTSTLDDRVHPGHARKMFAAMKKIGADVRYYERTEGGHGAAANYDEEARIAAMEYTFLWHQLR
- a CDS encoding alkene reductase; the encoded protein is MQADKLFTPLQMGAATLANRVAMAPLTRLRNTEPGDVPGPLAKEYYRQRASAGLIVAEGTHISPTAKGYAGAPGIYSEEQVRAWSEVTGAVHQAGGKISLQLWHTGRISHRSLQPNGDAPVGPSAIQADSRTNIRAADGSLVREQCDTPRALETEEIADIIEDYRRATDNARRAGFDLVEIHGAHGYLIDQFLSPAANVRTDQYGGSVENRARFLLEVVDAVVGEWDADHVGIRISPLGIFNGVSNTDQLDMALYLAEQLAKRKLAFLHISEPDWAGGPKLDDAFRTELRKRYPGVIIGAGAYTAEKAETLIKQGFIDAAAFGRSFISNPDLVERLKQGAPLNEPKLASFYGGGAEGYTDYPTL